The Phragmites australis chromosome 1, lpPhrAust1.1, whole genome shotgun sequence genomic interval atacctcgaggccatccGCAAGACTGAAGGGTTATTTCATGGTACATCAGTACGAAGCATACCACAAACAGACAACGAACAGGCAAACGTTCTAGCAAAAGCTGTTGCTAGGAATGGAGACATGCCATTAGGACTCCCCGAAGGGACCCTACCCATAAAAGGTACGCCATACCTTCCACCCCTCTGATCTAGTTCCAGCATGGCAATTAACCTTCAATCTTTTACATGGCCTACAAAAAATAGTCTTAGGTTGACGCATGCTGGGGATAACCAACCGGGCTAGGAATGATCTCTACCGCAAATTAGCCATTCACTCATAACAGTACATACAAACCTATATAGAGTTATATTCTTCCTCAAAATACCCTCCGGAATCGAGCTGGAGGGGTATAAACGTTCcagcatctttaaggcctagcctacGTATCGGAACACTATGGACCCACCGACATCTTGAATGCCTAGCTAGCCTCCTTGTTGGCGTAAACATGGACTATCCGACGTCTTTAAGGCCTAGACTCCATGCCGAAGCAGCATTGGACCCTTCGTCATCTTGGAGGCATAGCCTTTATGATGACTGTGTATGCACCCTACGGCGTTTGGAAGGCATAGCCTCCACACCGGAGCAGCATTGGACCCTCTGTcttcttgaaggcatagcctccatgaTGGCCGTATCGTGCACCATtagaccctccgtcatcttgaaggcctagcaaGGCTCTGTGATGGCTGTGGCATGCACCATCTGGCATCTTAAAGGTGTAGCCTCTATGCCGAAGCAGCATTTGACTCTCCGTCATCTTGAAGGTATAGGCTCTGTGACGGCTGTAGCATGCAGCATTGGACACTTCGTCATTTTGAAGGTATAGCCTCCGTGACGGCTGTGGCATGCAACATTGGACCCTttatcatcttgaaggcctagctagcctccgtGATGACTGTGGCATGCACCCTCCGATGTTTTGAAAGTGTAGCCTCTACGCCAGAGCAGCATTggaccctccatcatcttgaaggtATAGCCTCCGTGACGACTGTAGCATGCAACATTGGACTCACTGTCattttgaaggcatagcctctgtGACGGCTATGGCATGCACCCTCCGACGCCTTGAAGGCGTAGCGTCTACGCCGGAGTAGCATTGGACCCTCTGTCATCTTAAAGACATAACCTTCATAACAGCTGTGGCATGCAACATGGGAGCCcccatcatcttgaaggcctagccagTCTCTATGACGGTGGCGggtgtagcaaaaatagccctattaggtcatgaatgtgattttggtgattaataataacatagtcaatgggactaacgtgtttgtcaagaatatatattagtaggtctcatggatgcaatacatgaagaagccaccgcagtcgggacaaagtttaattgaattagagaagtcccatgaaacatgaactcactggatggtccagtgctctgggtgttgaactcaccgaagcatatttagcaaaggggagagaggcgtgatgacctcaccggaaggtccggtgatcaaaaaagatacacaccgaagcatttttttcagagaaggttgcagccattgaagttaaagatcaaAGCACCAGATGCTCCGGTGAACAACGTGTTTCACataccggacaatgaacaatgcaaagagacagaacgaagttcaacacatcggatggtccggtgatgaaggttgtgcacaccagagcattatttccagagagagttgcattggctcagttggctgaagtcaactcaccggatagttcggtgataaaGTGATATGCACTGGATGCTTACACCAGAACAATTTATACAGTGAAAAAGTAGGCTCGAAtagctcaggataactcattggatagtccggtgatggagatgaagtatacaccgaagtgtccggtgttcatagaggctttagtgaggttccaacggctagtatGTGAGAGTATActcgtcggatgatccggtgttagtattattgttctcactggagcattcggtgttaacaacttttctaagccattggggtaacggctagtgcgcgggtttgaggctttaaatacccctccactcagtcatttgaagctgTGGCGTGTtactagagtctagagaagttcatgtacaactgagaagatatccaagccaccaaagtgcttaaagtgattatccaaggccactaagcacaagattagtgagtgattagtgcttataggcctagagagagtattgctaagtgattgttgcctagagagtggattaaggagtgatctaaTCTTGTATCAAGTAGTACGTCGGTACcttaaagtcttggtgactcgcttacaagcttgttgaccctccgacttggtgtggagcggcggcaatgCAATTGTGTGggggacacgaagacccttgtcttggtggctcaagcttcgaagtgatcacgatgacAAGGAACTAGAAGAGAGTTTAGTTGtcagaccttaccttggtggcttgctggctcatccgggtggagccCTTGTCTTTATGagttggtggctcaatagccgtgaccgggtgccgactgggagcatatcctttgtagagctctaacatggactagggtgacattcatgccattgcacataaaaaatttattgtgtcgagtttgctctctctaccttatttacgtttccacgtttactttcttgcaatttaccttcttacataggttgcaagtgctttgatcggtagagtatacacactagataagcatagaacacatctagatagaatttgatataggtttatcttgtgctattgttggagccgaaatagttatgagtgtcctaattcatcccctcttaggacgtcaccgatcccttcagcgGTATGCACCCTCCGACATCTTATAGCCAAGGAAGCATTTAGCTCTGCTCGAACCCAACGTAACTAACCTCCCTAAAAATCACACCCTCCAGCTGCTAAGCACCCACATAATGCGAAGGGCTAGGAAGGGGGAGATAAACGTTGTGTCAGTCCAAAATCAAAAGGCAAAAAGAGTACATACAACACAAGTACaaattcaagattcattcataCTCGACATACACAAACATTACACTTGGCTAGCTGCCATACATAGAATCCAGGCCTAGCCAGTGCGCTAGCCTCTTGCACCTGCCTAGAGTACTATGGGATGACAAGAGCGCTAGACCGCTATGCCTCCCAGAAGTCCCCCGGGATGTAGAGGATCGACTCCTGTAGTCGCACACCATGTGGCGATGTGGGTATCCCCGGTGTGAAGACCTCCTGCCAAAAATAGAGTCCCCCAGACTCGGGAAGATGAAGGTTTTGTCAGGAAGGGGTATGcatcaaaaggcaaaaaaatcCAACTATTCCTCTGACGGCGCCTTTGCCAAAGCTTTCGCAGCATCTGCATCCTTTTCCTTGACTTCGTCCATGATGAACTCAAGGATCTCTGAGGACACCCTTCCTTCAAGGCCCTGTGGAAGAACAAAATGATGAGAGATAGGCGGACCAGCAGCCTCCCAAGCTATCCACCAGTCGTCCTTCTCAATGAAGCACATTTTCGAGGCAggagcagaagcagaagcactTAGGTCCTCCGGCTCCTCCTTAACTAGGATGTCGGCGGCCACCTCCGGATCCAAGTGCATGTGGGAGTCATGGGGGCATAACAAAGCAATCCTGCCGCTGCCTCTAAAAAGGTAGGGTGCCCCGAGACGTTGAAGATGCACTAGACCTCTCCCCAAAGTCAGCATCCTGAACACAGGTGTGGCCCCACCTGGTCTCAATCACCACACATGTATGTGCAAATCCTACTCAAGTTAGCCGCACGACGCAAACACCCTGGCAAGAACACAAACAAACACAAATAATTACAAACAGGAGATAGACATTCCCCCAGTGGACAAACAAAGTCAAAAGTttacaaaataggagaaggtgaTCAAAATACTAAGACCCCAGACTTCaacaggaagaaaaaaaaacaaaacaaaaaataagcctactcagagctacacctccaaaGGCGGATCTAGAGAAGCATCATCTACACGAGAAGACTGCTCCCGTGGAGTGACAGTCGGGTCTGAAGGATGTCCAGATGGCGGTGGTGCGTCCGAGAGCTCCTGGCAGGAAGTTAGGCCCCCCGTAGAAAAGTCAGGGCGGGGAGCCCCTCTGATGCTTAGCTCCACATGAGCTGCCATATAACACAGCGTCATGTCCtagccatgcttcgcccatactcCTCGGTGGAAGTTGTCCAGGGCCACATGAGCTTTCATCAGGGGCTCTCCTAGCTGAAAACCCTCGACCACGAAGTCCGGCACCTGTTGCTCTAGTGCCTCGAACTGGTGGAGCCCCGCGCGATGCAGCAAGGCTAGCTGGTGAGCCAAGGCCGTGCGTACATTTTACCTTGCATAGGCCTCGGTAGCGTTAGTCGTCGCCCTCACAGCAGACCGAAGCAAGCAGAGCATCAGAACCGACACCTCCAAGACTGAAGGGACGGCTGGGCCTTTAGCCCCAGTCCCCTTAGAACATCGCTAATAGCCTGGGCAGCCTCCGACACATGCTCGACTAACTCGTGGCGCTCTTCATGAAGTGTCTCCTCCACTGCCGTAGTCTCCCTCTGCTCCTGCTGGACTTCGGCCATCGTCGTCCGAAGGACCTTGGCATCACCCTTTACTATCGTGTGGGCCGCGGCAGCCGCCTCAAGAGATTCCTCCAATTCCTAGAGGGCTTCGTTTGCCTTCGCTCCTCATCCTCAGCGCGCTCTCACCGCACCACCTCTTCCCACCGAAGGCTATTAACGCTTGCGAAGCATGGCCTCCTCCTGTAGACGACCATCCACAGACTCTGCCCGTTTCTTGGCCTCCTTCAAGGGCTGTCAGAGCCCCGCCATCTCGTCTCGAGCCTCGTCACGGGACGCAATAAGGGCTTGGCACTGCCCACGCTCTGTTGCCCTCATCAAAATCAATTACCGCAAGGCACAACATAGGAAAGATAAGATGAGCTACCCAAAAACAGATATCGAGTTTGGGAAGCTTTGGTCAACTCCCTGCCTGCAGGTCCGCCACCTCCAGGCATGCCTCCAAGCTCTCGAGAGGACCCTGGGCCACCGACTGCTCTATCCCTCCACTCCTGAGGAGAGACAAAGCCGAGGCGAAGGCCCTCAACACCTCTGAGTGCAGCGTGAAGTCACCCGGGGTCAGGGCATCAAGGCCAATGCCTCCATCAACTGATGCAGAGTCAGCCCTCGTAGAGGGTTCGACCCCGCCATCACCGGCCATCAAAGCCAAAATGTGAATCGGTTCAGCCTATCGTAATGGCGGAACCACGCCCTCCGGAGTGGTTGTCAAGGGCACCTCTGGAGGGATCATCGATTCCCGCTGGGGCTCCGAGGCCTTCGGAACGAGGACTGAGAACGGATTTATCTTGGTAACCACTAAAACACCCTGAGAGCATAAGTTAGGATCCCAGTGCATCGCTACGATAGGATATAAACCAACGAGGTAATGACATCTCACTTGGGCCCTTAGTTCCTCCAGCAGAGGTGCCCATAACGTCCTCATCATCTGAGTTGACGAACCCCCAATCAAAATACAGGGAGGCCTCACCCCCTCTTCGGCCCTGGTCATGGCCGGCGAGGTCCGAAAGAACTGGACCCTTTCCCCGGTCGTCCCCTCTGGCTGGGCCTTGTCTTCGGCCAGATCGCCTGCACTTTCGGCCCGCCTCTCACGCTTCGTATTGTCTAGCGGCGCTTCGAACGACTCAGCCGTTGAGCTAGTCTGTGAGCCCTCAGAGGCAGGTGGGGACCGAGCCCGGAGCGAGTTCGTAGGAATCACGGAGGCCGCAACACCAGAAGCCACACACCCTCGCTTCCTGGCAACCCTGGGCTCCAGCAGGTTTAGCCACGTCGGAGCATCTACCTCGAGATAGCGGCAGATGTGGTTGTACCACTCCCAGTTCCCGACCAAACCCACATGTTTGTCCCGCTCCGTGGCAGTAGGCGGACCCAAGAACACTTCCACAATCTCGGTCGCTCGCTCCAACTGAAGGTAGTcctctagaagaaaaaaaagaaaggagaggcaTTTCACATCTGCAgattcaaaattaaaacaacgATGAGGACTCAACAGAAATGATGGTGGGCTCGGAGTACACATTCGGATCCTCCTCCCCACCTTGTTCGAAGACGCAATTCCAATCTACCTGAAGGGGTCAGATGCACAGATTCAAAATGATGGTGCCGCCCCCTTGCCGCTCGACCCCCTGCCCCGCCCCGGCCGCTCAGCCGCCTTGCCCCACCACTCGGCCACCTAGCCACCCCCGCCTCTCCCTAGCTGCGCTACCCTCACCCCGCCACCTCGTCTTGCGCCACCGCCTGGCCACCCTGCTCGGCACGGCCCGCCGTGCCGCAACCGTACCCGGGCCACCCCGACACGGCACTGTGCTTCACAGACCGTGTCATGGGTCGGGCCTCCGGCACGCGGGCTAGCACAGCACGACCTGTTAGTTAGCCGGACCAACCAGGCCATGCCGTACCGGGTGACCCATTTTGCCTGGTCTGGTGTCTTGCCATATTGAGAATATTCTATAACATCTAGGTATGCACTGTTGTTTCTTTTAACAACATTCTATTTTTTGGGTAAGATATAGATTTTGTAGGTTGAGATAAATTGGTTTAGGGCAGATCTCTAAAAAGATGACAAACATCTTCCATAGAAGTGATGAATGTGATATGATGAGGTGCTTTCTGGATATTTATTTTGTACTGATCAACTGAAAAAGAAGTTACATGTAAGTTATTTTTATGCTTGCACAGCGATAAAGTTCAATTTATACACGGAAATAGAGAAGTCTTAATATTAAGTGCATACACGAACTACTTTACCCAAAAATAAAGTGATGAGAAAAGATGGATAATAGattcatgcttcatcattttcttttatGTGTAGGCTCTCTTTTACCTACGACGGAGAATAGAAGtgagttgtaattttttatttaaattgttCAGCTAGAACTCCAACTCAAAATACATCGACTTTGAGACTATACTTAGTTGTATGCACTAATTAGTTTATACAAAAGCCTAAACTAGAGGGGAAAAATAAAACATGATATATAgctctatttgtttcagcttattGTTGCCTTCTACTTCTTAGAAGtcaaaagctaaaacaaaccgATTGACTTACTGTTGGCTTTTGAAAGGCTACAAAGCTGGTTTCtgataaaataaactaaagactGATAAGACGACTAAGAATGACTTTTCTAACTTTTGGTGTGTTGAGAACATAAAAATTTCTCGTAAAAGGCAATAACTAAAATCCATAAACAGTTTTTAGCCAAAGCTGTTTTTCAGCAAAAACctataaattttagctatgCCAAACAAGATCATAATCGTACTTTAACATATAGGAGAACTTATTTAGTTCCCTGATCTTGTACTTGTGACCATGTAATTCTTAAAGAAAAGGGAGCATGGTGTCttccaaaataaaatatatctaGCTAAATACAGGATAAAACatgttttcaaaatttaaattaaatttgtggttaaataattaataatgaTTAACGTGTAAAAGAACTGCCTGTTGGGGAGATAACCCATGGGAGAAAACCATATTCAGTTCCAGTGATGATCAACTAGATCCCTCCAAAGGGCATCCCTCCAAATCCCAACTGACACAAGGGTCCAACCATGCAAATTAACAAATCAATAAGACAAAAACAACTTCTCAATCTGTCTCCAAGAAAAATACAGCCAAATACCTCACCCCTCCCAACCTTCCCCTTTTCCGCACATAGAATACTCCACCCTCTCTTTCCCAATctatcctctctctcctccccatcCATCGTTTCCTGGCTCCCATGTACTCCCCTGCAGATATCACAagcttttgctgctgctgcacctgcagcttcttctCCATCTGCAGTGCAAACAGCTGCTAAATTCCCAATAAGCCTCTGGCATCCTgccctcctctctttctttgaACCCCAGCACAACACGAGAACCCTTCACTCCCTACAGTGGCGTACTAGATTACCATTTGTGCGCATATAGTAATAGTAGTCGTGTGTATAGTTGTGAACTTGTGATGCACAGTTGAGCTGTTGCTGCTCCATGGAGGATCTGTACAACATCCACCCGGGGATCTTGCGGGTCGGCGGCGCGGCGAGCGAGGCTTCCGTCGTCGGCGTCGGCAGGTCCTCGCCGGCGGATCTGACGGAACTTATGAAGTCGCAGATCGCCAGCCACCCGCGCtacccctccctcctctccgcctACATCGAGTGCCGCAAGGTGCGTCCACGTGCAGAGATCTTGCGTGTTCCCGCGCGAGCTGTGCATGCCAAGAATTGATGGTTTTCTGCGTACGTGTATGCGTCTACATGCGCGGTTTCTTGATTTCAGGTGGGAGCGCCTCCGCAGATGGCGTCGCTGCTGGAGGAGATCAGCCGGGGGAGGTGCGccggctccggcgccggcgccggggagATCGGCGTCGATCCCGAGCTCGACGAGTTCATGGTTTGTTCTTGGACCAGTATCCTGTATATCTAAAAACAGGAATAGTTAGCTGAGTAATTTCTGTGGTGAACGCTAGATTTGCTGCGTGATCTGCTCCTAATAATCAGTTATTACATGTGCAAACGCGTGCGTGCTTGTGATTCCAGGAGTCATACTGCCGGTTGCTGGTGCGGTACAAGGAGGAGCTGTCGCAGCCGTTCGACGAGGCCGCGTCGTTCCTAAGCAGCATCCAGGCGCAGCTTAGCAACCTCTGCAGCGGAGgcagctcgccggcggcgaccgCCACGCACTCCGGTAGGGAAACCCACGCATCTAAAAAATTCACATGCACCCATCCGTACATCCAAGGTGGCACATTTCAGATGTCACATTGCGTTGCA includes:
- the LOC133910859 gene encoding homeobox protein knotted-1-like 1, with the protein product MEDLYNIHPGILRVGGAASEASVVGVGRSSPADLTELMKSQIASHPRYPSLLSAYIECRKVGAPPQMASLLEEISRGRCAGSGAGAGEIGVDPELDEFMESYCRLLVRYKEELSQPFDEAASFLSSIQAQLSNLCSGGSSPAATATHSDDMMGSSEDEQCSGDTDAQDIGQEHSSRLADHELKEMLLKKYSGCLGRLRSEFLKKRKKGKLPKDARMVLLEWWNTHYRWPYPTEEDKVRLAAMTGLDPKQINNWFINQRKRHWKPSEDMRFALMEGVAGGSGTTLYFDTGTIGP